From one Deltaproteobacteria bacterium genomic stretch:
- a CDS encoding CBS domain-containing protein translates to MRIGDVMTRSVVNTEPRTSLQEAAQIMRASDVGLLPVYEGGELVGVLTDRDIVVRAVAEGIEPRGKVRDAMTSQIISCYDDLPLYEAARLMGMHAVRRLVVFDRRDRVVGIISIDDLAAFGEPHVAQTLEQISSPSPDGFSG, encoded by the coding sequence ATGCGTATCGGCGACGTGATGACCCGCAGCGTGGTGAACACCGAGCCGCGGACCAGCCTGCAGGAGGCCGCGCAGATCATGCGCGCGAGCGACGTGGGGCTCTTGCCTGTCTACGAGGGCGGCGAGCTGGTGGGCGTGCTCACCGATCGCGACATCGTGGTTCGCGCGGTGGCCGAGGGCATCGAGCCGAGAGGCAAGGTCCGCGACGCGATGACCTCGCAGATCATCAGCTGCTACGACGACCTGCCGCTCTACGAGGCCGCGCGCTTGATGGGCATGCACGCGGTGCGCAGGCTGGTGGTCTTCGACCGGCGCGACCGCGTGGTGGGCATCATCTCCATCGATGACCTCGCGGCGTTCGGTGAGCCGCACGTCGCGCAGACGCTCGAGCAGATCTCCAGCCCGTCGCCCGACGGATTCTCGGGTTAG
- a CDS encoding CBS domain-containing protein has protein sequence MRVSEVMSRGARPLRSDEEVSLRSFPLGPDVPLLPVVDINGKLEGAVTRVSLLEALLHGDRPRARLRADEAMVRDTASIQASDRLEDAFEQLANVGATALPVVNSQREVVGTLSDADLLVGLRAERSQQRQLTGVRVGALMTPTPTVVASTATVGDVVALMLQEGVPHLPVVADDDKLLGLISERDVRARIGMELREFDQASPERLEERAISLMTIDPLAVEVDRPIADALDVMFNGRRGAVPVVTADDRVVGIVSYLEVLGWLLGREPAHVELGLNA, from the coding sequence ATGCGAGTGAGCGAGGTCATGAGCCGCGGGGCGCGTCCCCTGCGGAGCGACGAGGAGGTGAGCCTGCGCTCGTTCCCGCTCGGTCCCGACGTGCCCCTGCTGCCCGTGGTGGACATCAACGGCAAGCTCGAGGGCGCCGTCACGCGCGTGTCGCTCCTCGAGGCGCTGCTCCACGGCGACCGACCGCGCGCCAGGCTTCGCGCCGACGAGGCCATGGTCCGCGACACCGCGTCGATCCAGGCGTCGGATCGGCTCGAGGACGCGTTCGAGCAGCTGGCGAACGTGGGCGCAACGGCGCTGCCGGTGGTGAACAGCCAGCGCGAGGTGGTCGGCACGTTGAGCGATGCGGACCTCCTCGTGGGCTTGCGCGCGGAGCGCTCGCAGCAGCGACAGCTCACGGGTGTGCGCGTGGGCGCGCTGATGACGCCCACGCCGACCGTGGTGGCCTCGACCGCGACCGTGGGCGACGTGGTGGCGCTGATGCTCCAGGAAGGCGTGCCGCACCTGCCGGTGGTGGCCGACGACGACAAGCTGCTCGGTCTCATCTCCGAGCGCGACGTGCGCGCGCGCATCGGCATGGAGCTGCGTGAGTTCGATCAGGCCTCTCCCGAGCGGCTGGAGGAGCGCGCCATCTCGCTCATGACCATCGATCCGCTCGCGGTCGAGGTGGATCGGCCGATCGCCGACGCGCTCGATGTGATGTTCAACGGGCGCCGCGGTGCGGTGCCCGTCGTGACCGCCGACGATCGCGTGGTGGGAATCGTGTCCTACCTCGAGGTGCTGGGCTGGCTCCTCGGCCGCGAGCCTGCGCACGTGGAGCTCGGCCTGAACGCGTGA
- a CDS encoding ribose-phosphate pyrophosphokinase, whose protein sequence is MSATLISGSAHPQLAEALARETGLPLGRCGLDRFPDGERHIQLACDVRGEVFIVQPLGNPVGEHVLELALIADACRRAGASRNIAVTPYLGYARQDRRTAPGEALGSQVLGRLVGSAPLDAIVVVDVHQPAVEGCFPFPMIQLTAADLLADAMKSMLPPNAVVVAPDLGAMKLAQRFADRLGLPAAIVHKARLGGAQVQARGVVGDVKGKVPVIIDDMITTGSTIEAAARAVEAHGAESGPLVGAVHGVFAGDALARLARLGVRGLAVTDSLPQTGDAAVARKVVPVAPLIATALKR, encoded by the coding sequence TTGAGCGCGACCCTCATCTCCGGTTCGGCCCACCCGCAGCTCGCCGAGGCGCTTGCCCGCGAGACGGGCTTGCCGCTCGGGCGCTGTGGGCTCGACCGCTTCCCCGACGGCGAGCGACACATCCAGCTCGCGTGCGACGTGCGCGGCGAGGTCTTCATCGTGCAGCCGCTGGGCAATCCGGTGGGCGAGCACGTGCTGGAGCTCGCGCTCATCGCGGATGCGTGCCGGCGCGCGGGCGCTTCGCGGAACATCGCCGTGACGCCGTACCTCGGCTACGCGCGCCAGGATCGCCGCACCGCGCCCGGCGAGGCGCTCGGCTCGCAGGTGCTCGGGCGGCTGGTGGGCTCGGCGCCGCTCGATGCCATCGTGGTCGTGGACGTCCACCAGCCCGCGGTCGAGGGCTGCTTCCCGTTTCCCATGATTCAGCTCACGGCCGCAGACCTGCTCGCCGACGCGATGAAGTCCATGCTCCCGCCCAACGCGGTGGTCGTCGCGCCGGACCTCGGCGCGATGAAGCTCGCGCAGCGCTTCGCCGATCGGCTCGGGCTGCCCGCGGCCATCGTGCACAAGGCGCGGCTCGGCGGCGCCCAGGTGCAGGCGCGCGGGGTTGTGGGCGACGTGAAGGGCAAGGTGCCGGTGATCATCGACGACATGATCACCACCGGCTCGACGATTGAAGCGGCGGCACGCGCGGTGGAAGCGCACGGCGCCGAGAGCGGGCCGCTGGTGGGCGCGGTGCACGGCGTGTTCGCGGGCGATGCGCTCGCGCGTCTGGCCCGGCTGGGTGTGCGCGGGCTCGCGGTCACCGACTCCCTGCCGCAGACGGGCGATGCCGCGGTCGCGCGAAAGGTCGTCCCGGTGGCGCCGCTGATTGCGACTGCACTGAAGCGCTAA